One Doryrhamphus excisus isolate RoL2022-K1 chromosome 17, RoL_Dexc_1.0, whole genome shotgun sequence genomic region harbors:
- the bag6 gene encoding large proline-rich protein BAG6 isoform X2 has protein sequence MEEQSADIEVTVKTLDSQSRTYTVAAQLTVKEFKEHIAASVEIPVDKQRLIYQGRVLQDDRTLADYNVGGKVIHLVERAPPPPSQPGSGSGGGSTDSGASSSSHDTSQVPPHDRNANSYVMLGTFNLPVNIMDPQQIQMSVQQMMSNMGDNARNARVTTSAGSNGSVNVHIDMDQQVQSEPRLRLVLAENMLRDINDLIERMEGGTADTSTQTETTSSAAAPPPLSSSTTSTPSPSTQPMDTSPPPTTPPPPPTSSATSEGPTPQPGPNHPSPTELAEMLSELRRVEERLQPFIQRAHTILETATTAEYNNNTERDDDQQTLVLTWECLRLLGNALVALSDLRLNLMSPVPRHLHIVRPISHYAVPVSMPGAVHRHIPVHMNLGATMTANGTEGPAPPAQPASQSEQAGQGQTSPSQTSPSNQQAGQGQAGPRVIRISHQAVPVVMMQMNTDGSSANPAAGHQVPGQPGGLPPDFMRNLMQQISQYATAAATAAATAAATGQPIPPQPTPPGYSSTANSSATTTGPNTPTTTPTAPPPPPHAGPQPQARVVFTRPPFAPNIPLPAFGTRGTTINVRAAMPGQQPGQAFNAAAVNQMISTLVGQLLLPGQMAAQTANAANSSSTSTSSSTSSSASSFTSQNSSSSFSFSTSSGEANTASPSSQPENNSSEPRPQEMHADLSQMLGSLLGAAGEATLGTAGGPSITVTTSGLPNLMQGVADFMQQASQPIFSPPPPPPSSGTAAPNAGANPTPNPTPNSSSAGASEALNPELFTGIVRGVLSSMLGSLGQAQNDTESIAQFMQRLSQTTNIFISPEEPTGFFGELLMLVCQTFTMSDLVMLLHGQHQPLGRIQPQLSQFFTQNYLNGREPTDANIAAAADTIVQELEEYITESFRESSVTVLEGVDVTQTNMSFFRQQLMRIATHILRCTDDSFGLRLLQMCNQALFECLALNLHCLRGDQRALTAVINHRIRRMSSDISPSLVNWMTSMMTMRLQFILEHLPITQEQIQSYIVYTQRDQAAAGDTQEPERTQSATISDTHSPAAATTAEEAMSVSRDTRASSRETRALPVDLGAAGGATPLAPMTAEGVSDDSAGESEAWAATLPPEWVPIIRCDMITQRKMKAQPPLSDAYLHGMPAKRRKTGQGGGSLASISDAVSQAARAAGVRPITSGERLQEELDTEELKEAYSEQVKADIKKRVRDDPDFSPQQFPDTHRAFLSDS, from the exons ATGGAGGAACAAAGTGCAGACATAGAAGTGACCGTTAAAACATTAGACTCTCAGAGCAGAACATACACCGTTGCTGCACAG CTGACTGTAAAAGAGTTCAAGGAGCACATTGCGGCTTCTGTGGAAATCCCTGTCGATAAACAGAGGCTCATTTACCAGGGCAGAGTTTTACAGGATGACAGGACACTGGCAGACTACA ATGTAGGTGGCAAGGTGATTCACCTTGTGGAGCGGGCACCCCCTCCGCCCTCCCAGCCCGGCTCGGGGTCAGGAGGTGGTTCGACTGACAGCGGGGCCTCGTCCTCGTCCCACGATACTTCCCAAGTTCCTCCGCATGATCGCAATGCCAACAGTTACGTCATGCTTGGCACCTTCAACCTCCCGGTCAACATCATGGACCCTCAACAAATACAG ATGTCAGTTCAGCAGATGATGTCCAACATGGGGGACAACGCAAGAAATGCCAGAGTCACAACCAGCGCCGGG AGCAACGGGTCGGTGAACGTGCACATCGACATGGACCAGCAGGTGCAGAGTGAACCTCGGCTGCGGCTGGTGCTGGCTGAGAACATGCTGAGGGACATCAATGATTTAATTGAAAGAATGGAG GGTGGAACGGCTGACACATCCACTCAAACGGAGACGACGTCCTCTGCAGCCGCACCTCCTCCCTTGTCTTCATCCACTACCTCCACCCCTTCTCCCTCCACTCAGCCCATGGACACATCTCCCCCTCCTACAACACCCCCGCCGCCGCCCACCTCCTCAGCAACATCCGAGGGGCCAACGCCCCAACCTGGACCCAA TCACCCGAGTCCAACTGAGCTGGCAGAGATGTTGTCTGAACTACGGAGggtggaggagaggctgcagcCCTTCATCCAACGAGCTCACACCATTCTGGAGACGGCCACCACTGCAgaatacaacaacaataca GAAAGAGACGATGATCAGCAGACACTAGTCCTCACATGGGAGTGCCTCCGTCTCCTTGGCAACGCCCTTGTGGCCCTAAGTGACCTGCGCTTGAATCTCATGAGCCCTGTGCCCCGTCACCTCCACATAGTGCGGCCAATCTCCCACTACGCCGTTCCCGTTTCGATGCCCGGTGCTGTGCATCGCCACATCCCAGTGCAT ATGAACCTGGGTGCCACAATGACGGCAAATGGCACGGAGGGACCGGCCCCGCCCgcccagccagccagccagtcgGAGCAGGCAGGTCAGGGACAGACCTCCCCTTCACAGACTTCCCCGTCCAATCAGCAGGCTGGACAGGGACAGGCTGGCCCCCGGGTCATCAGAATCAGCCACCAGGCAGTCCCGGTGGTCATGATGCAGATGAACACGGACG GCTCAAGTGCAAACCCTGCAGCTGGTCACCAGGTGCCTGGCCagccag GTGGTCTACCCCCAGACTTTATGAGGAATCTCATGCAACAGATCAGCCAGTACGCCACCGCTGCCGCCACCGCTGCCGCCACCGCTGCCGCCACCGGCCAACCGATCCCACCGCAGCCCACCCCTCCCGGCTACAGCTCCACGGCCAACTCCTCAGCTACTACCACAGGTCCcaacacccccaccaccacgcCTACCgcacccccacctcctcctcatGCTGGCCCCCAGCCCCAGGCCAGGGTTGTGTTCACCCGGCCACCGTTTGCGCCCAACATTCCTCTGCCAGCTTTCGGCACCCGAGGAACCACCATCAATGTGAGGGCCGCCATGCCCGGCCAGCAGCCAGGACAG GCTTTCAACGCTGCTGCTGTCAACCAGATGATTAGCACGCTGGTTGGTCAGCTCCTGCTGCCGGGACAAATGG CAGCTCAGACAGCCAACGCAGCCAACTCCTCATCCACCTCCACAtcctcctccacttcctcttcCGCGTCCTCTTTTACCTCTCAAaattcttcctcctccttctccttctccaccTCGAGTGGAGAAGCAAACACAGCCAGTCCATCGAGTCAGCCTGAGAACAACTCCAGCGAGCCTCGGCCTCAGGAGATGCACGCGGACCTCAGCCAGATGTTGGGTTCCCTGCTGGGGGCTGCCGGAGAGGCCACCCTGGGTACTGCGGGGGGGCCCTCCATCACTGTCACGACCTCAGGTCTCCCCAACCTCATGCAGGGagtggctgacttcatgcagcaG GCTTCCCAGCCCATCTTCTCCCCGCCGCCTCCTCCCCCCTCCAGTGGCACTGCTGCTCCCAACGCAGGAGCCAACCCGACTCCCAACCCGACTCCCAATTCTTCATCTGCAGGAGCATCCGAAGCTCTCAACCCAGAGCTGTTCACTGGCATCGTCCGCGGCGTCCTGAGCAGCATGTTGGGGTCTCTGGGCCAAGCACAGAACGACACGGAGAGCATTGCGCAATTCATGCAGAGGCTCTCACAGACCACCAACATCTTCATCAGTCCGGAGGAGCCGACTG GCTTCTTCGGCGAGCTGCTGATGCTGGTGTGCCAGACGTTCACCATGTCGGACCTGGTGATGCTGCTGCATGGGCAGCACCAGCCGCTGGGCCGCATCCAGCCACAACTGTCCCAGTTCTTCACCCAGAACTACCTCAACGGCAGAGAGCCCACAGATGCCAACATCGCT GCCGCTGCTGACACTATTGTGCAAGAACTGGAGGAATACATTACGGAAAGCTTT AGAGAATCCTCGGTCACCGTGCTGGAGGGCGTGGACGTCACCCAGACTAATATGTCCTTTTTCAGACAACAGCTGATGCGCATCGCCACGCACATTCTGCGTTGTACag ATGATTCATTTGGGCTTCGCCTGCTTCAAATGTGCAACCAGGCGCTGTTTGAGTGTCTGGCACTCAACCTGCACTGCCTAAGAGGAGATCAGCGAGCTCTGACTGCCGTCATCAACCACCGGATT CGGCGGATGTCGAGTGACATCAGCCCCAGTCTTGTCAACTGGATGACCAGCATGATGACCATGCGACTGCAGTTCATTCTAGAACACCTCCCCATCACACAGGAGCAGATCCAAAGCTACATTGTTTACACACAG agGGATCAGGCGGCTGCAGGTGACACACAAGAGCCCGAGCGAACACAAAGTGCAACG ATCAGTGACACTCACTCACCTGCCGCGGCCACCACAGCAGAAGAGGCCATGTCGGTGTCACGCGACACCAGGGCGTCATCACGGGAGACCAGAGCGTTGCCTGTAGACTTGGGTGCCGCGGGAGGAGCTACGCCCTTAGCGCCCATGACGGCCGAGGGAGTCAGCGATGACTCCGCCGGAGAGTCCGAGGCCTGGGCTGCCACCCTTCCTCCT GAGTGGGTTCCCATCATCAGGTGCGACATGATCACTCAGAGGAAGATGAAGGCGCAGCCGCCACTGTCTGACGCCTATTTGCACGGCATGCCCGCGAAACGCAGGAAG ACGGGACAGGGTGGCGGAAGCCTGGCCTCCATCTCGGACGCCGTGAGCCAAGCGGCCAGGGCGGCCGGCGTGAGGCCCATCACGTCTGGCGAGCGCTTGCAGGAAGAGCTGGACACTGAGGAGCTGAAGGAGGCTTATTCAGAGCAG GTCAAAGCAGACATCAAAAAACGAGTGCGGGACGACCCGGACTTCAGTCCTCAGCAGTTCCCGGACACACACAGAGCCTTCTTGTCCGACTCGTAG
- the bag6 gene encoding large proline-rich protein BAG6 isoform X3, translating into MEEQSADIEVTVKTLDSQSRTYTVAAQLTVKEFKEHIAASVEIPVDKQRLIYQGRVLQDDRTLADYNVGGKVIHLVERAPPPPSQPGSGSGGGSTDSGASSSSHDTSQVPPHDRNANSYVMLGTFNLPVNIMDPQQIQMSVQQMMSNMGDNARNARVTTSAGSNGSVNVHIDMDQQVQSEPRLRLVLAENMLRDINDLIERMEGGTADTSTQTETTSSAAAPPPLSSSTTSTPSPSTQPMDTSPPPTTPPPPPTSSATSEGPTPQPGPNHPSPTELAEMLSELRRVEERLQPFIQRAHTILETATTAEYNNNTERDDDQQTLVLTWECLRLLGNALVALSDLRLNLMSPVPRHLHIVRPISHYAVPVSMPGAVHRHIPVHMNLGATMTANGTEGPAPPAQPASQSEQAGSSANPAAGHQVPGQPGGLPPDFMRNLMQQISQYATAAATAAATAAATGQPIPPQPTPPGYSSTANSSATTTGPNTPTTTPTAPPPPPHAGPQPQARVVFTRPPFAPNIPLPAFGTRGTTINVRAAMPGQQPGQAFNAAAVNQMISTLVGQLLLPGQMAAQTANAANSSSTSTSSSTSSSASSFTSQNSSSSFSFSTSSGEANTASPSSQPENNSSEPRPQEMHADLSQMLGSLLGAAGEATLGTAGGPSITVTTSGLPNLMQGVADFMQQASQPIFSPPPPPPSSGTAAPNAGANPTPNPTPNSSSAGASEALNPELFTGIVRGVLSSMLGSLGQAQNDTESIAQFMQRLSQTTNIFISPEEPTGFFGELLMLVCQTFTMSDLVMLLHGQHQPLGRIQPQLSQFFTQNYLNGREPTDANIAAAADTIVQELEEYITESFRESSVTVLEGVDVTQTNMSFFRQQLMRIATHILRCTDDSFGLRLLQMCNQALFECLALNLHCLRGDQRALTAVINHRIRRMSSDISPSLVNWMTSMMTMRLQFILEHLPITQEQIQSYIVYTQRDQAAAGDTQEPERTQSATISDTHSPAAATTAEEAMSVSRDTRASSRETRALPVDLGAAGGATPLAPMTAEGVSDDSAGESEAWAATLPPEWVPIIRCDMITQRKMKAQPPLSDAYLHGMPAKRRKTGQGGGSLASISDAVSQAARAAGVRPITSGERLQEELDTEELKEAYSEQVKADIKKRVRDDPDFSPQQFPDTHRAFLSDS; encoded by the exons ATGGAGGAACAAAGTGCAGACATAGAAGTGACCGTTAAAACATTAGACTCTCAGAGCAGAACATACACCGTTGCTGCACAG CTGACTGTAAAAGAGTTCAAGGAGCACATTGCGGCTTCTGTGGAAATCCCTGTCGATAAACAGAGGCTCATTTACCAGGGCAGAGTTTTACAGGATGACAGGACACTGGCAGACTACA ATGTAGGTGGCAAGGTGATTCACCTTGTGGAGCGGGCACCCCCTCCGCCCTCCCAGCCCGGCTCGGGGTCAGGAGGTGGTTCGACTGACAGCGGGGCCTCGTCCTCGTCCCACGATACTTCCCAAGTTCCTCCGCATGATCGCAATGCCAACAGTTACGTCATGCTTGGCACCTTCAACCTCCCGGTCAACATCATGGACCCTCAACAAATACAG ATGTCAGTTCAGCAGATGATGTCCAACATGGGGGACAACGCAAGAAATGCCAGAGTCACAACCAGCGCCGGG AGCAACGGGTCGGTGAACGTGCACATCGACATGGACCAGCAGGTGCAGAGTGAACCTCGGCTGCGGCTGGTGCTGGCTGAGAACATGCTGAGGGACATCAATGATTTAATTGAAAGAATGGAG GGTGGAACGGCTGACACATCCACTCAAACGGAGACGACGTCCTCTGCAGCCGCACCTCCTCCCTTGTCTTCATCCACTACCTCCACCCCTTCTCCCTCCACTCAGCCCATGGACACATCTCCCCCTCCTACAACACCCCCGCCGCCGCCCACCTCCTCAGCAACATCCGAGGGGCCAACGCCCCAACCTGGACCCAA TCACCCGAGTCCAACTGAGCTGGCAGAGATGTTGTCTGAACTACGGAGggtggaggagaggctgcagcCCTTCATCCAACGAGCTCACACCATTCTGGAGACGGCCACCACTGCAgaatacaacaacaataca GAAAGAGACGATGATCAGCAGACACTAGTCCTCACATGGGAGTGCCTCCGTCTCCTTGGCAACGCCCTTGTGGCCCTAAGTGACCTGCGCTTGAATCTCATGAGCCCTGTGCCCCGTCACCTCCACATAGTGCGGCCAATCTCCCACTACGCCGTTCCCGTTTCGATGCCCGGTGCTGTGCATCGCCACATCCCAGTGCAT ATGAACCTGGGTGCCACAATGACGGCAAATGGCACGGAGGGACCGGCCCCGCCCgcccagccagccagccagtcgGAGCAGGCAG GCTCAAGTGCAAACCCTGCAGCTGGTCACCAGGTGCCTGGCCagccag GTGGTCTACCCCCAGACTTTATGAGGAATCTCATGCAACAGATCAGCCAGTACGCCACCGCTGCCGCCACCGCTGCCGCCACCGCTGCCGCCACCGGCCAACCGATCCCACCGCAGCCCACCCCTCCCGGCTACAGCTCCACGGCCAACTCCTCAGCTACTACCACAGGTCCcaacacccccaccaccacgcCTACCgcacccccacctcctcctcatGCTGGCCCCCAGCCCCAGGCCAGGGTTGTGTTCACCCGGCCACCGTTTGCGCCCAACATTCCTCTGCCAGCTTTCGGCACCCGAGGAACCACCATCAATGTGAGGGCCGCCATGCCCGGCCAGCAGCCAGGACAG GCTTTCAACGCTGCTGCTGTCAACCAGATGATTAGCACGCTGGTTGGTCAGCTCCTGCTGCCGGGACAAATGG CAGCTCAGACAGCCAACGCAGCCAACTCCTCATCCACCTCCACAtcctcctccacttcctcttcCGCGTCCTCTTTTACCTCTCAAaattcttcctcctccttctccttctccaccTCGAGTGGAGAAGCAAACACAGCCAGTCCATCGAGTCAGCCTGAGAACAACTCCAGCGAGCCTCGGCCTCAGGAGATGCACGCGGACCTCAGCCAGATGTTGGGTTCCCTGCTGGGGGCTGCCGGAGAGGCCACCCTGGGTACTGCGGGGGGGCCCTCCATCACTGTCACGACCTCAGGTCTCCCCAACCTCATGCAGGGagtggctgacttcatgcagcaG GCTTCCCAGCCCATCTTCTCCCCGCCGCCTCCTCCCCCCTCCAGTGGCACTGCTGCTCCCAACGCAGGAGCCAACCCGACTCCCAACCCGACTCCCAATTCTTCATCTGCAGGAGCATCCGAAGCTCTCAACCCAGAGCTGTTCACTGGCATCGTCCGCGGCGTCCTGAGCAGCATGTTGGGGTCTCTGGGCCAAGCACAGAACGACACGGAGAGCATTGCGCAATTCATGCAGAGGCTCTCACAGACCACCAACATCTTCATCAGTCCGGAGGAGCCGACTG GCTTCTTCGGCGAGCTGCTGATGCTGGTGTGCCAGACGTTCACCATGTCGGACCTGGTGATGCTGCTGCATGGGCAGCACCAGCCGCTGGGCCGCATCCAGCCACAACTGTCCCAGTTCTTCACCCAGAACTACCTCAACGGCAGAGAGCCCACAGATGCCAACATCGCT GCCGCTGCTGACACTATTGTGCAAGAACTGGAGGAATACATTACGGAAAGCTTT AGAGAATCCTCGGTCACCGTGCTGGAGGGCGTGGACGTCACCCAGACTAATATGTCCTTTTTCAGACAACAGCTGATGCGCATCGCCACGCACATTCTGCGTTGTACag ATGATTCATTTGGGCTTCGCCTGCTTCAAATGTGCAACCAGGCGCTGTTTGAGTGTCTGGCACTCAACCTGCACTGCCTAAGAGGAGATCAGCGAGCTCTGACTGCCGTCATCAACCACCGGATT CGGCGGATGTCGAGTGACATCAGCCCCAGTCTTGTCAACTGGATGACCAGCATGATGACCATGCGACTGCAGTTCATTCTAGAACACCTCCCCATCACACAGGAGCAGATCCAAAGCTACATTGTTTACACACAG agGGATCAGGCGGCTGCAGGTGACACACAAGAGCCCGAGCGAACACAAAGTGCAACG ATCAGTGACACTCACTCACCTGCCGCGGCCACCACAGCAGAAGAGGCCATGTCGGTGTCACGCGACACCAGGGCGTCATCACGGGAGACCAGAGCGTTGCCTGTAGACTTGGGTGCCGCGGGAGGAGCTACGCCCTTAGCGCCCATGACGGCCGAGGGAGTCAGCGATGACTCCGCCGGAGAGTCCGAGGCCTGGGCTGCCACCCTTCCTCCT GAGTGGGTTCCCATCATCAGGTGCGACATGATCACTCAGAGGAAGATGAAGGCGCAGCCGCCACTGTCTGACGCCTATTTGCACGGCATGCCCGCGAAACGCAGGAAG ACGGGACAGGGTGGCGGAAGCCTGGCCTCCATCTCGGACGCCGTGAGCCAAGCGGCCAGGGCGGCCGGCGTGAGGCCCATCACGTCTGGCGAGCGCTTGCAGGAAGAGCTGGACACTGAGGAGCTGAAGGAGGCTTATTCAGAGCAG GTCAAAGCAGACATCAAAAAACGAGTGCGGGACGACCCGGACTTCAGTCCTCAGCAGTTCCCGGACACACACAGAGCCTTCTTGTCCGACTCGTAG
- the bag6 gene encoding large proline-rich protein BAG6 isoform X1 produces the protein MEEQSADIEVTVKTLDSQSRTYTVAAQLTVKEFKEHIAASVEIPVDKQRLIYQGRVLQDDRTLADYNVGGKVIHLVERAPPPPSQPGSGSGGGSTDSGASSSSHDTSQVPPHDRNANSYVMLGTFNLPVNIMDPQQIQMSVQQMMSNMGDNARNARVTTSAGSNGSVNVHIDMDQQVQSEPRLRLVLAENMLRDINDLIERMEGGTADTSTQTETTSSAAAPPPLSSSTTSTPSPSTQPMDTSPPPTTPPPPPTSSATSEGPTPQPGPNHPSPTELAEMLSELRRVEERLQPFIQRAHTILETATTAEYNNNTERDDDQQTLVLTWECLRLLGNALVALSDLRLNLMSPVPRHLHIVRPISHYAVPVSMPGAVHRHIPVHMNLGATMTANGTEGPAPPAQPASQSEQAGQGQTSPSQTSPSNQQAGQGQAGPRVIRISHQAVPVVMMQMNTDGSSANPAAGHQVPGQPGGLPPDFMRNLMQQISQYATAAATAAATAAATGQPIPPQPTPPGYSSTANSSATTTGPNTPTTTPTAPPPPPHAGPQPQARVVFTRPPFAPNIPLPAFGTRGTTINVRAAMPGQQPGQAFNAAAVNQMISTLVGQLLLPGQMAQTANAANSSSTSTSSSTSSSASSFTSQNSSSSFSFSTSSGEANTASPSSQPENNSSEPRPQEMHADLSQMLGSLLGAAGEATLGTAGGPSITVTTSGLPNLMQGVADFMQQASQPIFSPPPPPPSSGTAAPNAGANPTPNPTPNSSSAGASEALNPELFTGIVRGVLSSMLGSLGQAQNDTESIAQFMQRLSQTTNIFISPEEPTGFFGELLMLVCQTFTMSDLVMLLHGQHQPLGRIQPQLSQFFTQNYLNGREPTDANIAAAADTIVQELEEYITESFRESSVTVLEGVDVTQTNMSFFRQQLMRIATHILRCTDDSFGLRLLQMCNQALFECLALNLHCLRGDQRALTAVINHRIRRMSSDISPSLVNWMTSMMTMRLQFILEHLPITQEQIQSYIVYTQRDQAAAGDTQEPERTQSATISDTHSPAAATTAEEAMSVSRDTRASSRETRALPVDLGAAGGATPLAPMTAEGVSDDSAGESEAWAATLPPEWVPIIRCDMITQRKMKAQPPLSDAYLHGMPAKRRKTGQGGGSLASISDAVSQAARAAGVRPITSGERLQEELDTEELKEAYSEQVKADIKKRVRDDPDFSPQQFPDTHRAFLSDS, from the exons ATGGAGGAACAAAGTGCAGACATAGAAGTGACCGTTAAAACATTAGACTCTCAGAGCAGAACATACACCGTTGCTGCACAG CTGACTGTAAAAGAGTTCAAGGAGCACATTGCGGCTTCTGTGGAAATCCCTGTCGATAAACAGAGGCTCATTTACCAGGGCAGAGTTTTACAGGATGACAGGACACTGGCAGACTACA ATGTAGGTGGCAAGGTGATTCACCTTGTGGAGCGGGCACCCCCTCCGCCCTCCCAGCCCGGCTCGGGGTCAGGAGGTGGTTCGACTGACAGCGGGGCCTCGTCCTCGTCCCACGATACTTCCCAAGTTCCTCCGCATGATCGCAATGCCAACAGTTACGTCATGCTTGGCACCTTCAACCTCCCGGTCAACATCATGGACCCTCAACAAATACAG ATGTCAGTTCAGCAGATGATGTCCAACATGGGGGACAACGCAAGAAATGCCAGAGTCACAACCAGCGCCGGG AGCAACGGGTCGGTGAACGTGCACATCGACATGGACCAGCAGGTGCAGAGTGAACCTCGGCTGCGGCTGGTGCTGGCTGAGAACATGCTGAGGGACATCAATGATTTAATTGAAAGAATGGAG GGTGGAACGGCTGACACATCCACTCAAACGGAGACGACGTCCTCTGCAGCCGCACCTCCTCCCTTGTCTTCATCCACTACCTCCACCCCTTCTCCCTCCACTCAGCCCATGGACACATCTCCCCCTCCTACAACACCCCCGCCGCCGCCCACCTCCTCAGCAACATCCGAGGGGCCAACGCCCCAACCTGGACCCAA TCACCCGAGTCCAACTGAGCTGGCAGAGATGTTGTCTGAACTACGGAGggtggaggagaggctgcagcCCTTCATCCAACGAGCTCACACCATTCTGGAGACGGCCACCACTGCAgaatacaacaacaataca GAAAGAGACGATGATCAGCAGACACTAGTCCTCACATGGGAGTGCCTCCGTCTCCTTGGCAACGCCCTTGTGGCCCTAAGTGACCTGCGCTTGAATCTCATGAGCCCTGTGCCCCGTCACCTCCACATAGTGCGGCCAATCTCCCACTACGCCGTTCCCGTTTCGATGCCCGGTGCTGTGCATCGCCACATCCCAGTGCAT ATGAACCTGGGTGCCACAATGACGGCAAATGGCACGGAGGGACCGGCCCCGCCCgcccagccagccagccagtcgGAGCAGGCAGGTCAGGGACAGACCTCCCCTTCACAGACTTCCCCGTCCAATCAGCAGGCTGGACAGGGACAGGCTGGCCCCCGGGTCATCAGAATCAGCCACCAGGCAGTCCCGGTGGTCATGATGCAGATGAACACGGACG GCTCAAGTGCAAACCCTGCAGCTGGTCACCAGGTGCCTGGCCagccag GTGGTCTACCCCCAGACTTTATGAGGAATCTCATGCAACAGATCAGCCAGTACGCCACCGCTGCCGCCACCGCTGCCGCCACCGCTGCCGCCACCGGCCAACCGATCCCACCGCAGCCCACCCCTCCCGGCTACAGCTCCACGGCCAACTCCTCAGCTACTACCACAGGTCCcaacacccccaccaccacgcCTACCgcacccccacctcctcctcatGCTGGCCCCCAGCCCCAGGCCAGGGTTGTGTTCACCCGGCCACCGTTTGCGCCCAACATTCCTCTGCCAGCTTTCGGCACCCGAGGAACCACCATCAATGTGAGGGCCGCCATGCCCGGCCAGCAGCCAGGACAG GCTTTCAACGCTGCTGCTGTCAACCAGATGATTAGCACGCTGGTTGGTCAGCTCCTGCTGCCGGGACAAATGG CTCAGACAGCCAACGCAGCCAACTCCTCATCCACCTCCACAtcctcctccacttcctcttcCGCGTCCTCTTTTACCTCTCAAaattcttcctcctccttctccttctccaccTCGAGTGGAGAAGCAAACACAGCCAGTCCATCGAGTCAGCCTGAGAACAACTCCAGCGAGCCTCGGCCTCAGGAGATGCACGCGGACCTCAGCCAGATGTTGGGTTCCCTGCTGGGGGCTGCCGGAGAGGCCACCCTGGGTACTGCGGGGGGGCCCTCCATCACTGTCACGACCTCAGGTCTCCCCAACCTCATGCAGGGagtggctgacttcatgcagcaG GCTTCCCAGCCCATCTTCTCCCCGCCGCCTCCTCCCCCCTCCAGTGGCACTGCTGCTCCCAACGCAGGAGCCAACCCGACTCCCAACCCGACTCCCAATTCTTCATCTGCAGGAGCATCCGAAGCTCTCAACCCAGAGCTGTTCACTGGCATCGTCCGCGGCGTCCTGAGCAGCATGTTGGGGTCTCTGGGCCAAGCACAGAACGACACGGAGAGCATTGCGCAATTCATGCAGAGGCTCTCACAGACCACCAACATCTTCATCAGTCCGGAGGAGCCGACTG GCTTCTTCGGCGAGCTGCTGATGCTGGTGTGCCAGACGTTCACCATGTCGGACCTGGTGATGCTGCTGCATGGGCAGCACCAGCCGCTGGGCCGCATCCAGCCACAACTGTCCCAGTTCTTCACCCAGAACTACCTCAACGGCAGAGAGCCCACAGATGCCAACATCGCT GCCGCTGCTGACACTATTGTGCAAGAACTGGAGGAATACATTACGGAAAGCTTT AGAGAATCCTCGGTCACCGTGCTGGAGGGCGTGGACGTCACCCAGACTAATATGTCCTTTTTCAGACAACAGCTGATGCGCATCGCCACGCACATTCTGCGTTGTACag ATGATTCATTTGGGCTTCGCCTGCTTCAAATGTGCAACCAGGCGCTGTTTGAGTGTCTGGCACTCAACCTGCACTGCCTAAGAGGAGATCAGCGAGCTCTGACTGCCGTCATCAACCACCGGATT CGGCGGATGTCGAGTGACATCAGCCCCAGTCTTGTCAACTGGATGACCAGCATGATGACCATGCGACTGCAGTTCATTCTAGAACACCTCCCCATCACACAGGAGCAGATCCAAAGCTACATTGTTTACACACAG agGGATCAGGCGGCTGCAGGTGACACACAAGAGCCCGAGCGAACACAAAGTGCAACG ATCAGTGACACTCACTCACCTGCCGCGGCCACCACAGCAGAAGAGGCCATGTCGGTGTCACGCGACACCAGGGCGTCATCACGGGAGACCAGAGCGTTGCCTGTAGACTTGGGTGCCGCGGGAGGAGCTACGCCCTTAGCGCCCATGACGGCCGAGGGAGTCAGCGATGACTCCGCCGGAGAGTCCGAGGCCTGGGCTGCCACCCTTCCTCCT GAGTGGGTTCCCATCATCAGGTGCGACATGATCACTCAGAGGAAGATGAAGGCGCAGCCGCCACTGTCTGACGCCTATTTGCACGGCATGCCCGCGAAACGCAGGAAG ACGGGACAGGGTGGCGGAAGCCTGGCCTCCATCTCGGACGCCGTGAGCCAAGCGGCCAGGGCGGCCGGCGTGAGGCCCATCACGTCTGGCGAGCGCTTGCAGGAAGAGCTGGACACTGAGGAGCTGAAGGAGGCTTATTCAGAGCAG GTCAAAGCAGACATCAAAAAACGAGTGCGGGACGACCCGGACTTCAGTCCTCAGCAGTTCCCGGACACACACAGAGCCTTCTTGTCCGACTCGTAG